One window of the Sphaerochaeta associata genome contains the following:
- the yqeC gene encoding selenium cofactor biosynthesis protein YqeC, whose product MATLLGALCAYIDDAYRCISITGSGGKTTALIELAGYYARQGKRVLVSTTTKLELPAHRAYGCDTYFTDDRILGYRAERAERVFYAGVQAEKAIAPPLAHLRALMKTYDVLLLEADGARRKPLKLHTDFDPVVVDFTTTTLIVVGMSGWGQALGECCFGWNRDEQGVADDEAYLTLLHHERGFLKGAVGKTLILCNQAENTSEKTMHTLSGSLNTIPMFFGSLQTNTLFFRKAP is encoded by the coding sequence ATGGCTACACTTCTTGGCGCCCTATGCGCCTACATCGATGATGCATACCGGTGCATCAGCATCACAGGCAGCGGAGGAAAGACCACCGCCCTGATAGAGCTCGCCGGATATTACGCACGTCAAGGCAAGCGGGTCCTGGTCTCCACAACCACCAAGCTCGAGCTTCCAGCCCATCGCGCCTACGGTTGCGACACCTATTTCACCGATGACCGAATTCTCGGCTATAGAGCGGAGCGTGCAGAGCGCGTCTTCTATGCAGGCGTTCAAGCAGAGAAAGCCATTGCCCCACCGCTTGCCCATCTCAGAGCACTCATGAAGACCTACGATGTCCTCCTGCTTGAGGCCGATGGAGCCCGCCGCAAGCCCTTGAAGCTTCACACCGACTTCGACCCGGTCGTTGTCGACTTCACCACAACAACCCTGATAGTGGTGGGCATGTCCGGTTGGGGACAAGCACTTGGCGAGTGCTGTTTCGGTTGGAATCGTGACGAACAGGGGGTAGCCGACGATGAGGCTTACCTGACATTGCTGCACCACGAGAGAGGATTCCTCAAAGGGGCGGTTGGAAAAACCCTGATTCTCTGCAACCAAGCCGAAAACACATCGGAAAAGACGATGCATACCCTTTCAGGGTCACTGAATACCATCCCCATGTTCTTCGGATCGCTACAAACCAATACCCTGTTCTTTAGGAAGGCACCATGA
- the murB gene encoding UDP-N-acetylmuramate dehydrogenase, translated as MHTNVRNSDEKINLDHLLIEQVELAAHSGIHTGGKADLAAYPSDFEELRALLDHARKYSIPITILGGATNSLISDDGIEGLTIITSHLRRRHVQGEMFCVRSGLLLDRAIDLAIEDGLGGLELLGGLPGTVGGAIAGNSGAHGMHISDVLYYVDYMTFDGKLHRKQIHRDDFSYRNTPFSNRKDIIIYEAGFRLTPITQTSEARKRKDEVKAKRKQNGQYEHPSIGCIFKNPEGMHAGQLIDECGLKGLGIGGAKVSSRHANFIINPNKQATSTDVRALIEHVRQEVFEKHHVRLEEEIHYVGRWQDARHT; from the coding sequence ATGCATACCAATGTACGCAATAGCGATGAAAAAATCAACCTTGACCACCTGCTCATCGAGCAGGTTGAACTGGCCGCTCATTCCGGCATCCATACCGGAGGCAAGGCCGATTTGGCCGCCTACCCTTCTGATTTCGAGGAACTCAGGGCTCTGCTCGACCATGCAAGGAAATACTCCATCCCGATCACCATACTCGGCGGTGCAACGAACAGCCTGATAAGCGACGACGGCATCGAAGGTCTTACCATCATCACCTCCCACCTCAGGCGCCGACACGTTCAAGGCGAGATGTTCTGTGTGCGCAGCGGCCTTCTGCTCGACCGGGCCATCGACTTGGCCATCGAGGACGGCCTGGGCGGTCTGGAGTTGCTCGGCGGGCTGCCTGGTACGGTCGGTGGGGCGATCGCCGGTAACAGCGGGGCACACGGCATGCACATCTCGGATGTATTGTACTATGTCGATTACATGACATTCGATGGGAAGCTGCACCGAAAACAGATTCACCGCGATGATTTCTCCTACCGCAATACTCCCTTTTCCAACCGAAAAGACATCATCATCTATGAAGCGGGTTTCCGGCTTACCCCGATCACGCAGACCAGCGAAGCCAGAAAACGCAAGGATGAGGTGAAAGCAAAGCGAAAGCAGAACGGCCAGTACGAACATCCCAGCATCGGTTGCATTTTTAAAAACCCGGAAGGAATGCATGCAGGCCAGCTCATCGATGAGTGCGGCCTCAAGGGCTTGGGCATCGGGGGGGCAAAAGTATCATCCCGGCATGCAAACTTCATCATCAACCCCAACAAACAGGCCACAAGCACCGATGTACGAGCGCTCATCGAGCATGTAAGACAAGAGGTTTTCGAGAAACACCATGTCAGGCTGGAGGAGGAGATTCACTACGTCGGTCGATGGCAAGACGCAAGGCATACGTGA
- a CDS encoding acetate kinase codes for MVILTLNCGSSSAKYQVYDWANKDILAVGVVERIGLEYSTIEHKANGKEEYHAEFSSPTHKEAIELIIRMLLDDEYGVIQDLKEIGAVGHRVLHGGEVFKQSALVTDEVIEQLKKVIPLGPLHMPANIMGIEAARKAMPNVPQAIVLDTAWHQTMPDEAFMYAVPYEWYTKYNVRRYGFHGTSHLYCAKRAAVVLGKENKDTNVIICHIGNGASVCAVKNGVCVDTSMGLTPLEGLVMGSRSGDIDPAIIPYMMENTGMSAKEMDTALNKKSGLIGLCGKSDRRDVLKASQEGDLRAKLAIDMECRRLKKYIGGYATLLEGKLDAIVFTAGVGEMARHIRLGSCKGLEAIGAKLDEHKNEVCFSRNGEFVISTDDSPVKILVIPTDEELVMTEDAYALMNGTYDVHTNFHYTFEEKDYVNKGRERDLEKNIEKNPELATILAIPR; via the coding sequence ATGGTAATTCTGACCCTGAACTGCGGCAGCTCGTCTGCCAAGTACCAAGTCTACGACTGGGCAAACAAGGATATTCTTGCTGTAGGCGTCGTAGAGCGAATCGGACTGGAGTATTCCACTATTGAGCATAAAGCCAACGGAAAGGAAGAGTACCACGCTGAATTTTCCTCCCCCACCCACAAGGAAGCCATCGAGTTGATCATCCGCATGTTGCTCGATGACGAGTACGGCGTCATCCAGGACCTGAAGGAGATTGGAGCCGTAGGTCACAGGGTGCTCCATGGTGGTGAGGTATTCAAACAGTCCGCACTGGTAACAGACGAGGTAATCGAGCAACTGAAGAAGGTCATCCCCCTCGGTCCGTTGCACATGCCTGCCAACATCATGGGTATTGAGGCGGCCCGCAAGGCCATGCCCAATGTTCCCCAGGCCATTGTCCTGGATACAGCCTGGCACCAGACCATGCCCGATGAAGCCTTCATGTATGCAGTTCCCTACGAGTGGTACACAAAGTACAACGTACGCCGCTACGGATTCCATGGAACCAGCCATCTCTATTGTGCAAAGCGTGCAGCCGTAGTCTTGGGCAAGGAGAACAAGGATACCAACGTCATTATCTGCCATATCGGCAACGGAGCTTCCGTCTGTGCGGTGAAGAACGGCGTATGTGTGGACACCTCCATGGGACTGACGCCGCTTGAAGGCCTGGTGATGGGCTCGCGCAGCGGTGACATCGACCCGGCCATCATTCCTTATATGATGGAGAACACCGGAATGAGCGCCAAGGAGATGGATACCGCACTGAATAAGAAGAGCGGTTTGATCGGCTTGTGCGGCAAGAGCGACAGACGTGATGTATTGAAGGCCAGCCAGGAAGGAGACCTTCGTGCAAAGCTTGCCATCGACATGGAATGCCGCAGGCTGAAGAAGTACATCGGCGGCTACGCGACCCTGCTTGAAGGCAAGCTCGACGCCATCGTTTTCACCGCCGGTGTTGGAGAGATGGCCCGCCATATCCGCCTTGGCTCCTGCAAGGGACTCGAGGCCATCGGGGCAAAGCTCGATGAACACAAGAATGAGGTCTGTTTCAGCCGAAACGGTGAGTTTGTCATCAGCACCGATGATTCACCGGTAAAGATTCTGGTCATTCCCACCGATGAGGAGCTGGTCATGACCGAGGACGCTTATGCCTTGATGAATGGGACCTACGATGTGCACACCAACTTCCACTATACCTTCGAAGAGAAGGACTATGTGAACAAGGGCCGTGAACGGGACTTGGAGAAGAACATTGAGAAGAATCCCGAGTTGGCCACCATTTTGGCCATCCCGCGCTAA
- a CDS encoding XdhC family protein, with protein MNSDTYFSLLLQALKNGDVKRKTLISGPHVGSEALYSGFRLLAGDCREESGEILEEMLQTDVELVVCGGGHIALELVAFASRLGYRVTVIDEREQYCNPKRFPSATCLCLPFEQALEAEHGWIRPYFVIATRGHSFDQLCLEKILSLNHRYVGMIGSKAKVATTLGNLKARGFSQAQLDSVHTPIGLSINAVTAGEIAVSILAQIIQTARTGASVVHLDRNLLVHLAKTTQKFCLVRVIAKRGSAPCEVGFQLAVFEDGTVEGTVGGGAVEAKAIEDAETISSNTVIEYDLSNSKASELGMICGGSVRLLFQLW; from the coding sequence ATGAATTCCGATACTTACTTTTCCTTGTTGCTCCAAGCCCTGAAAAACGGGGATGTCAAGCGCAAAACATTGATCAGCGGTCCCCATGTGGGCAGTGAAGCACTCTACAGCGGCTTTCGATTGCTTGCCGGCGACTGCAGAGAAGAGAGCGGAGAAATCCTTGAGGAAATGCTGCAGACCGATGTTGAGCTGGTTGTCTGCGGTGGAGGTCATATCGCCTTGGAACTGGTGGCATTCGCCTCACGGCTGGGCTACAGGGTTACCGTCATCGATGAGAGGGAGCAGTACTGCAATCCAAAACGATTTCCCTCGGCTACCTGCCTGTGCCTCCCTTTTGAACAAGCATTGGAGGCGGAACACGGTTGGATTCGACCCTACTTCGTCATAGCAACGCGCGGACACAGCTTCGACCAACTCTGTCTGGAGAAAATTCTATCTTTGAATCATCGCTATGTCGGGATGATCGGCAGCAAGGCGAAGGTGGCGACAACCCTTGGCAACCTCAAAGCGAGGGGTTTCTCCCAAGCACAGCTTGACAGCGTCCATACTCCGATAGGTCTTTCCATCAACGCAGTAACCGCCGGGGAAATCGCCGTCTCCATCCTCGCCCAAATCATTCAAACAGCACGTACGGGGGCTTCAGTAGTGCACTTGGATCGAAATCTGCTCGTACACCTGGCGAAAACCACACAAAAGTTCTGTCTGGTCCGCGTCATCGCAAAGCGAGGCTCGGCCCCGTGCGAAGTTGGCTTTCAGCTTGCGGTATTCGAGGACGGGACGGTGGAGGGCACCGTCGGAGGCGGAGCTGTTGAAGCGAAGGCGATCGAGGACGCTGAAACGATCAGCTCGAATACGGTAATCGAGTACGACCTGTCCAATTCGAAAGCCTCTGAGCTGGGCATGATCTGCGGGGGATCCGTTCGCCTGCTCTTTCAGCTCTGGTGA
- a CDS encoding RNA polymerase sigma factor yields the protein MEIQSNDERAFKQVYVEVFPILMRVVYHVTNNQDLAEEICQEAFIRFFDKGMEFATLDDAKYWLIRVSKNLAINQVKRKAREMGMVEKLKKFPTIHANTSDGAQVLVEKETRKLVQEAIDQLPEKFRLVIVMKEYTDMDYKQIASVLHISESNVKVRVYRARKMLESILSQE from the coding sequence ATGGAAATACAGAGCAACGATGAGCGAGCGTTCAAGCAGGTCTATGTAGAGGTGTTCCCGATATTGATGCGCGTGGTCTACCATGTCACCAATAATCAGGACCTTGCTGAAGAGATTTGCCAGGAAGCTTTCATCAGGTTCTTTGACAAGGGGATGGAGTTTGCCACACTTGATGATGCCAAGTATTGGTTGATCAGGGTGTCGAAAAACCTTGCCATCAACCAAGTGAAACGGAAAGCCCGGGAGATGGGGATGGTGGAAAAACTGAAAAAGTTCCCCACCATACATGCCAATACTTCCGATGGCGCCCAGGTATTGGTGGAAAAGGAGACCCGCAAACTCGTACAGGAGGCAATAGACCAGCTTCCTGAGAAGTTCCGGCTTGTCATCGTGATGAAAGAGTATACCGATATGGATTACAAGCAAATCGCGAGCGTGCTCCACATTTCTGAAAGCAACGTGAAGGTACGAGTCTATCGGGCACGTAAAATGCTCGAGTCGATTCTCAGCCAGGAGTAG
- a CDS encoding aminotransferase class V-fold PLP-dependent enzyme yields the protein MRRIYLDNASTSFPKAPGVLEAMSSYLSQNASNPGRGSYNHALQAMELVIACRSKLSTLFGCTDSRNVVFSLNVTTALNTLMAGLLTREDHVLVSGVEHNAVMRALVLHRIPYSVIPCDKDGRIIVEAMPELVGARTKALFLTSASNVTGTIQPIREAGEAAHRLGLWTCIDTAQGTPTVDCRLEEGVIDAIAFTGHKGLAGPQGVGGLVLSSNLANCVTPSVGGGTGSRSESFAMPDLLPDRLEAGTQNIVGIAGLSAALDFLNTQGMMDRTSCSQLLSYFLSDSRITVIGPATMEERTSVISITVEDFDLAELAYRLDAEYGIQTRYGLHCAPLAHTTLGTLQTGTIRFSCGYATTTEEIEYTIQAMKELLYR from the coding sequence ATGCGACGCATATACTTGGACAACGCATCCACCTCGTTTCCCAAAGCCCCCGGCGTTCTTGAAGCGATGAGTTCCTACCTTTCTCAGAACGCTTCAAATCCAGGAAGGGGCAGTTACAACCATGCCTTGCAAGCGATGGAATTGGTCATCGCTTGCCGAAGCAAGCTCTCTACCCTCTTTGGATGCACCGACAGCAGAAATGTGGTGTTCTCATTGAATGTCACCACTGCGTTGAACACCTTGATGGCAGGATTGCTCACCCGGGAAGACCATGTTCTGGTCAGTGGGGTGGAGCATAATGCTGTGATGCGCGCTCTTGTGTTGCATCGCATCCCTTACTCGGTCATCCCCTGTGACAAGGATGGCCGTATCATCGTCGAAGCGATGCCTGAGCTGGTGGGTGCCCGAACCAAGGCACTATTTCTTACCAGCGCCTCCAATGTGACAGGAACCATCCAGCCCATCAGGGAGGCGGGGGAAGCCGCCCATCGGCTGGGCCTCTGGACCTGCATCGACACCGCCCAGGGGACGCCAACCGTCGATTGCCGCCTTGAAGAAGGGGTCATCGATGCGATTGCGTTCACCGGTCACAAGGGACTTGCAGGACCTCAGGGAGTCGGCGGCTTGGTTCTTTCATCCAATCTTGCAAATTGCGTTACTCCCTCGGTTGGAGGAGGAACGGGCAGCAGAAGTGAAAGCTTTGCCATGCCCGACCTGCTGCCGGACAGGCTTGAGGCGGGGACGCAGAACATTGTCGGCATAGCAGGCCTCTCTGCAGCATTGGATTTCTTGAATACGCAGGGCATGATGGACAGAACCAGTTGCAGTCAGCTGCTCTCCTATTTTCTATCCGACAGCCGTATTACGGTCATCGGGCCGGCAACCATGGAAGAGCGCACCAGCGTGATCAGCATCACCGTCGAGGATTTCGACCTGGCCGAACTCGCTTACCGCCTCGATGCAGAGTACGGCATACAAACCCGCTACGGCCTGCATTGTGCACCCCTTGCCCATACAACATTGGGAACACTGCAGACAGGAACGATACGTTTCAGCTGCGGCTATGCCACTACCACCGAAGAGATTGAATATACCATCCAAGCCATGAAGGAGCTGTTGTACCGATGA
- a CDS encoding anti-sigma factor family protein produces MCVDDELLNTYLDDELQEPWKTQVQEHLSYCNACRQRLEQLRSLHQKIYDARLRDSDIQARQDRVLAYFEKTRFPSTNKKMHIFRKKIQIKLVPALITSAAAFVVVFIGAFMLFGTQPQMGQEILPGVVQPIDSAHIRQVTDVQKPSLDSFSLEQIVQHLDAMGYAVKLELKAVTPLE; encoded by the coding sequence ATGTGTGTGGATGACGAACTGTTGAATACCTATCTTGACGATGAGTTGCAGGAGCCTTGGAAAACCCAGGTTCAGGAACATCTTTCCTACTGCAATGCCTGTCGCCAACGCTTGGAGCAGCTGCGCTCATTGCATCAGAAAATCTATGATGCCAGATTGCGTGATAGTGACATCCAGGCTCGCCAGGATCGGGTGCTGGCCTACTTTGAGAAGACGCGGTTTCCGTCCACGAATAAGAAAATGCACATTTTTCGGAAAAAGATTCAAATCAAATTGGTTCCGGCTCTGATTACAAGCGCTGCTGCGTTCGTGGTGGTGTTCATTGGTGCTTTCATGTTGTTCGGCACACAGCCCCAGATGGGACAGGAAATCCTTCCTGGGGTTGTACAGCCGATAGATAGTGCTCACATTCGGCAGGTGACCGATGTTCAGAAACCTTCGCTCGATTCATTCAGTCTGGAGCAGATTGTTCAACATCTTGACGCAATGGGGTATGCTGTCAAGTTGGAATTGAAGGCGGTGACTCCTCTCGAATAA
- a CDS encoding response regulator transcription factor: MNTILVVEDDLDIRELERYTLENNGYAVLQAEHGKQALEVLSSESVDLIILDMMMPVMDGLSLIKTLRFVMNDTTPIIVVSAKGDESDIITALELGADDYVTKPFSMNVLNSKIRAVLRRSDQVQSPSVVHHAGLVMDQSRHLCLVDNEEVELTATEFSLLYLLAGNAEQVFTRNQMITRIKGSDYPVTDRSIDVQVATIRRKLGAYGSRIKTIWGIGYSYKEN; the protein is encoded by the coding sequence ATGAACACAATCCTGGTAGTGGAAGACGACCTTGATATTCGAGAGCTTGAACGCTACACCCTTGAGAACAACGGCTACGCGGTGCTTCAGGCCGAACACGGAAAGCAGGCCTTGGAGGTTCTCTCCTCGGAGAGTGTTGATTTGATCATCCTCGATATGATGATGCCGGTCATGGACGGCTTGTCGTTGATCAAGACGCTTCGTTTCGTTATGAACGACACCACCCCCATCATCGTTGTATCGGCAAAAGGTGATGAGAGCGACATCATCACCGCGCTGGAACTTGGAGCCGATGACTATGTGACAAAACCCTTCAGCATGAATGTCCTGAACAGTAAAATAAGAGCGGTCCTCAGGCGTTCGGACCAGGTGCAAAGCCCCTCGGTCGTACACCATGCCGGTCTGGTCATGGACCAAAGCCGGCACTTGTGTCTGGTGGACAATGAGGAGGTCGAACTTACCGCCACTGAATTCTCATTGCTGTACCTGCTGGCCGGCAACGCTGAGCAAGTCTTTACCCGCAACCAGATGATCACCCGGATCAAAGGCAGCGACTACCCGGTAACCGACCGATCCATCGACGTCCAGGTTGCAACCATACGAAGAAAACTGGGAGCCTACGGCAGCAGGATCAAGACCATATGGGGCATCGGGTATTCCTATAAGGAAAATTAA
- the cysS gene encoding cysteine--tRNA ligase, whose product MSVLLYNTMSRQLEPFQPIKESEVGLYSCGPTVYNFAHIGNLRTFLFEDLLKRMLLVSGFNVNHVMNITDVGHLTGDGDDGEDKLEKMAHKTNRTVWEIAAFYTEAFFKDYDELNMIRPGTVCKATDHVSQMIDLIKRLEEGGHTYISGGNVYFSIDSIPDYGKLARLDLDALRTAVRDDVEVDGNKKNSKDFVLWFTKSKHGEQAMMWDSPWGRGFPGWHIECSAMSMYYLGESFDIHCGGIDAIPVHHTNEIAQSEAATGKGWVNYWLHGEFLLDETGKMSKSKGDFLTLSLLKSKGFEPMDYRYFCLGGHYRSQLKFSFESLSTARTARRNVYDRIQSLLNQGSRRITLERDEALAYRSAFLEHIQSDLNTPRALADLWGVLKDDGLSIDEKYTLCLFFDQVFGLKFDSITKAEEQTFPPEAMALLQQRLEAKKEKNWALADSLRSELDAMGYVVKDTPSGSSLEKKM is encoded by the coding sequence ATGTCTGTCCTTCTCTACAATACGATGAGCCGGCAGCTGGAACCATTCCAGCCTATCAAGGAGTCTGAAGTAGGACTCTATTCCTGCGGCCCGACCGTATATAACTTTGCACATATTGGAAATTTACGAACATTTCTGTTCGAAGACCTGCTCAAGCGTATGCTTCTCGTCTCGGGTTTCAATGTGAACCATGTGATGAACATCACCGACGTCGGGCACTTGACCGGCGATGGGGACGATGGTGAAGACAAGCTGGAAAAAATGGCACATAAGACCAACCGGACGGTATGGGAAATCGCCGCTTTCTACACCGAAGCATTCTTCAAGGACTATGATGAACTGAACATGATCAGACCAGGCACCGTCTGCAAGGCCACCGACCATGTAAGCCAGATGATTGATCTGATCAAGCGGCTGGAAGAGGGCGGGCACACCTACATCAGCGGAGGCAATGTGTACTTCAGCATCGACTCCATCCCTGATTACGGAAAGCTCGCACGCCTGGACCTGGACGCACTCCGGACTGCTGTTCGTGACGATGTGGAGGTGGACGGGAACAAGAAGAACAGCAAGGACTTCGTCTTGTGGTTCACCAAGAGCAAGCACGGGGAGCAGGCGATGATGTGGGACTCTCCTTGGGGCAGGGGCTTTCCCGGCTGGCATATCGAGTGTTCAGCGATGAGCATGTACTATCTGGGTGAGTCGTTTGACATCCACTGCGGAGGCATCGATGCCATTCCTGTGCACCATACCAATGAGATCGCCCAAAGCGAGGCGGCTACCGGCAAGGGGTGGGTCAATTACTGGTTGCATGGCGAATTCCTGCTTGATGAAACGGGTAAGATGAGCAAGAGCAAGGGGGATTTCCTTACCCTGAGTCTGCTCAAGAGCAAGGGCTTCGAGCCTATGGACTACCGGTATTTCTGTCTCGGCGGCCACTACCGCAGCCAGTTGAAGTTCAGCTTCGAATCGCTGTCGACCGCTCGTACGGCCCGCCGCAACGTCTATGATCGGATCCAAAGTCTCTTGAATCAGGGATCCAGACGGATTACGCTGGAGCGCGATGAGGCCTTGGCATACCGATCGGCATTTCTTGAGCACATCCAAAGTGATTTGAATACTCCCCGCGCCCTTGCCGACCTTTGGGGGGTTCTCAAGGACGATGGGCTGTCCATAGATGAGAAATACACGCTTTGCCTGTTCTTCGACCAAGTCTTTGGCTTGAAGTTCGACTCCATCACCAAAGCCGAGGAACAAACCTTCCCTCCCGAGGCTATGGCATTGTTGCAACAGCGCCTTGAGGCGAAGAAGGAAAAGAATTGGGCTCTGGCGGACTCCTTGCGTTCAGAATTGGATGCAATGGGCTATGTTGTCAAAGATACACCTTCGGGAAGCTCTTTGGAAAAAAAGATGTAA
- the yqeB gene encoding selenium-dependent molybdenum cofactor biosynthesis protein YqeB, translating to MNTTVLQQAAYLSEHNQVFVFVIILKTEGSASRSQGTMVVDREGAITGTIGGGETEAYAQRQALILLSTQERSRHLMFTVQQGEIQDAGTVHLLLLACTSESLQKAFIQFRSWEEHQLHHVMGIQLHPSLSLMGLCEGGATIGEVHPNFLEQAKKALEDESPRYIETPSWTCHLSIPVKAHNLLLIGGGHVNQAVAHLAHTVGLPTQVVETRCAFATEELFPFAKSRIVAPTLKEALSEMHINRHTACVIASHAFDEESARLLLERDITYLGVLGSRHKAKKLAASFAGHPEALHKLHCPIGLDIGSETPQEIAVSVIAEIMKVFHQKTGSSLRNLGRKVVLVRGGGDLATGVILRLHRSGYRVIVLETEQPSVIRTTVSLAQAMYAGTVVVEGIQGRRCANIKEAFNLLEVNTIPILADPTMECLQEIQPVCLVDAIMAKRNLGTSIGDAPLVIALGPGFEAGVDADVVIETKRGHSLGRIIRAGSAIPNTGIPGLVDGFGKERVLHSPKAGIFNSNLTIGELVHAGQVIATVDTEPITAPIDGKLRGLLNSGLYVSEHFKVADIDPRGAEADHTTVSEKAYAIAGAVLEVLDGFLNRA from the coding sequence ATGAATACTACCGTCCTGCAACAAGCAGCATATTTGAGTGAACACAATCAAGTGTTTGTGTTTGTCATCATCCTGAAAACCGAAGGATCGGCAAGCAGAAGCCAAGGCACGATGGTGGTCGACCGGGAGGGTGCCATCACCGGTACAATCGGTGGAGGCGAAACGGAAGCCTACGCACAACGTCAGGCACTGATTCTCCTGTCCACGCAGGAGCGGTCGCGCCATCTCATGTTCACCGTCCAACAGGGCGAGATTCAGGATGCAGGTACGGTGCATCTGCTGCTCCTTGCCTGCACGAGTGAGAGCCTTCAGAAGGCTTTCATCCAGTTCCGCTCGTGGGAAGAGCATCAACTTCACCATGTGATGGGCATCCAGCTTCACCCCTCACTTTCCCTCATGGGGCTGTGTGAAGGAGGAGCAACCATCGGAGAGGTGCACCCCAATTTCTTGGAGCAGGCAAAGAAGGCCCTTGAGGATGAAAGCCCCCGCTATATCGAGACCCCTTCGTGGACATGTCATCTGAGCATACCCGTCAAAGCACACAACCTGTTGCTCATCGGAGGAGGCCATGTCAATCAGGCGGTTGCCCATCTTGCACACACAGTGGGCTTGCCGACGCAGGTGGTGGAAACGCGCTGTGCGTTTGCCACTGAAGAGCTCTTCCCCTTTGCAAAGAGCCGAATCGTTGCACCGACGCTGAAGGAGGCGCTGAGTGAGATGCATATCAATCGGCACACAGCCTGCGTCATCGCCAGTCATGCCTTCGATGAGGAGTCTGCAAGACTGTTGCTCGAGCGGGACATCACCTATTTGGGCGTACTTGGCTCACGCCATAAGGCCAAAAAACTTGCAGCCTCGTTCGCAGGACACCCCGAAGCCCTGCACAAGCTTCATTGCCCCATCGGTCTTGATATTGGAAGTGAAACACCCCAGGAAATCGCTGTTTCAGTCATCGCCGAAATCATGAAGGTATTCCACCAAAAGACAGGAAGCAGCCTGAGAAACCTGGGCAGGAAAGTGGTACTGGTACGAGGCGGCGGTGATCTGGCGACCGGTGTAATTCTCAGGCTCCATCGAAGCGGCTATCGTGTAATCGTCCTGGAAACCGAGCAACCCTCGGTCATCCGCACGACCGTCAGCCTCGCCCAGGCCATGTATGCGGGAACAGTCGTGGTTGAAGGCATCCAGGGCAGACGGTGTGCAAACATCAAGGAGGCCTTCAATCTACTTGAAGTCAACACGATTCCCATCCTCGCCGACCCGACCATGGAATGTCTGCAGGAAATTCAGCCCGTTTGCCTGGTGGATGCAATCATGGCAAAACGGAATCTGGGAACCAGCATCGGTGATGCCCCGCTGGTGATCGCTTTAGGCCCTGGATTCGAGGCCGGAGTCGATGCGGATGTAGTCATCGAAACCAAACGAGGGCACAGTCTTGGTCGCATCATCAGAGCCGGTAGTGCAATTCCCAATACAGGAATCCCAGGCCTTGTGGACGGCTTTGGCAAGGAGCGAGTGCTGCATTCACCGAAAGCGGGCATCTTCAATTCCAATCTGACCATCGGAGAGTTGGTGCATGCAGGCCAGGTGATCGCAACCGTGGATACAGAGCCTATCACGGCACCCATCGACGGCAAACTCAGGGGTCTGCTCAATTCAGGGCTGTACGTAAGCGAACATTTCAAGGTTGCCGACATTGATCCACGCGGGGCTGAGGCCGACCATACCACCGTCAGTGAGAAGGCGTATGCCATAGCAGGAGCTGTGCTTGAAGTGCTTGACGGGTTCCTGAACCGGGCATAA